DNA sequence from the Sylvia atricapilla isolate bSylAtr1 chromosome 15, bSylAtr1.pri, whole genome shotgun sequence genome:
GTGGGGTCAATGAGACCAGTGCCCACCTCAAGGGATGCCTTGGTAGTGCAGCGTGTGCTGCATCCTCCTCATCTGCTTCCCCTTGTTCTGGCTCCTGAGCCAGGGAATGGTACAGCCCGGGAAATACCCTTTAAATGTGATCTTACCTCAAAAAGCATTGATGCCATGATGGGGTGACCTGACATGCCCCTGGtctcctgtgccctgcctggctgcctggCATTCATTTGCTTTAACACCCCCACCACGGTCACCGTGGCCCTTCCCGTCGTGACAGGGCCatgggcagcccctgggctcgCTGGGGTGGATGTGGTGGTGGACTGGGCACGGTGGGTAAGGTCTGGGCCCTGCTGCTTGTCCCTAGATGCCAGCGTACCCAACGTGCAGGTGACAAAGCTGACACTGATGTGTGAGCAGGCGCCGGGGCCCATCACCATGGACCTGACAGGTGAGCCATGGAGACACCTGGGGGAGGAGGAGCGGGAGGAAGAAGGGATACCGGGCTGATGGATCATCTGCCTGTGCAGGAgacctggaggagctgagaggCCGGGCCTTTGTGCTGAAGGAAGGGGTGGACTACAGGGTGAAGGTGTCCTTCAAGGTGAGGCAAGTGCATGATGCTCTGTGCCCACTGCTGCCCTCACACCACGGGGTCCCTACCCCAAGGGGTCCTTGTTACCCTGGGACTCTGCCCCACAGGGTCCCTCTTGCCACCCATGGGTCCCTGCCTGGCCCAGGGTCCCTGCCTTGGGACATCTGCTTCCACCCTTTACTGCTGCAGTCTCTGCACCTCTGGGGGTCTCTGCTCACCCTGAGTTCCCCAGCCTCTGCCACCCTGGGGGTCCTTGCTGTCCCCAACATGACTGCCACCCCATGGTTCCTACCACCCCAGAATTCTTGCTTCTCCCAGAGATCTCAGCAATGCTGCCTATCCCAGGATTTCCTAGAGGTCCCTACCCCTCCTAAGGGGGATCCCTGCCATCTCTGAGCCCCTGCCCCTCTTGGAGTCACCTGCCACCCTGGAGTCTGTGCCACCTTTGGCGATGCTGAATTCTGACAAGGGGCTGGATACTGGAAGAGGCGGATGTCAGGATGCCAGGGGCCCCCATGCCGTGGGGCAGTCCCCAAGCCCCTCCTGCCTTCTGCCCGCAGGTGAACAGGGAGATCGTCTGCGGGCTGCGGTGCCTGCACCTCACCTAccgccggggccggcccggtgagtggggctgggggctgggggctggggctgcggggcccccgcactgtccctgtcccactcACCCgtccctcccctcccctcctctcccggCCCAGTGGATCGCGACGTTTTCATGGTGGGCAGCTACGCGCCGCGGGCCGAGGAGTACGAGGTGGTGACGCCGGCGGAGGAGGCGCCGCGGGGATGGCTGGCACGGGGCTCCTACCGCGTCCGCTCCCTCGTCACCGACGACGACAAGACGGAGCACCTCTCCTGGGAGTGGGGCCTCTGCATAAAGAAGGCTTGGGAGGACTGACCCCGCCCCGCACCCCGGCTCCCCCCGCCAGCTCGGGGACGAGGTGCCGCCATCCCGGGGACCCCTGGCCGGCACCGCCGCGCTTGCCCCAGTCGCGTGAAGGGTTGAGGGGGGTCCCTTAGCGAGTGAGAGCCCGTGGTCGTGGTCTTCGCAaccaaagttatttttaattgcttttttttttttttttttttttttttttttttttttttttttaaatatcgACGCCCGCCTGATCCTCACGGCGTCCCCGTCgctggggccggggctgtgACCCCGCCGTGGTGGTGCCGTGCCCGGTACCCGCCCGGTCGCAGGCTGTGCTCTTCCATCGCCATTAAACCCTAAAGACTGGTCTCTTACTGGTGTGTCTGTGCCCCCACCGCCTGtgcctgtccccctgtcccctgtcccccgcGGCCCTGTCCCCATGCCGCGGTCGGGGCCAGGTTTCCCTGCGGCGACGAGCGTCTGGAAAACAGCCACCTGGTCCCGCTGCCTTatcggcggggccgggcagccAGTAGCGGAGGGCCACGAGCCCCAGGGGACCGGCACAACCCGCCCCCAGGTCCCTTATCTTCGTCCTCCTCCCTGGACAACATCTTCAGCGCCGGCACCATGCGCGGCTGCGGGTCCCGGCTGGTttggctgctggtgctgtcGCTGGCCTGGCTGGGCCCGGCTTTGGGGGGCGAGGATAAGGATGAAGAGGTGatagaagaggaggaaaaggagaagaaagaggatgAAGTGCTCTCGGATGAGATCAAGGAGGAGGACAATGTCCTGGTGCTCCATGAGCACAACTTTGCCCGTGCCCTGAGTGaacaccagctgctgctggtggagttCTGTGAGTGCCCCCACTGCGGgcaggctgtgggcaggggcagagccgGGTGGGGAATATTGGCAGGGGAGAGCGGCCGGGGCTGAGTGTGGGAAGGACACACCTACGTGGACATAGGTACAGGAGGGAGGGTAGGTGGGGTGGGCAGAGGCAAGGctgtgggacagagggacaggccATGTGACAGGGCatgggctggggacagacacatggagcagggacacaggcagagCATAGAGTGAGGGGTGTGTAGCACGGGCATGAGACACAGAGACACATGGTGTGGGTGAGGGGCAGGGGCACAAGCTGGGGCCCAGTGGGCTCACACAGCCAttgggctgtccccagagctgtccccatTATCAATGCTGTCCCCTACCCACAGACGCGCCGTGGTGTGGGCACTGCCGGCAGCTGGCTCCTGCCTTTGCCCAGGCAGCCGCTGAGCTGAGGAACgagtccagcccagcccggctggGCAAGGTGGATGCCACggcacagacagccctggcCACTGAGTTGGCATCACCTCCTACCCCACGCTCAAGCTCTTCCGTGACGGCAACCGCACCCACCCCCTGGCATACACCGGTAGGGCTGCGGCACCACGCACTGTCCCTGGCACCCAACGAAGGGGACACTGCCATGGGGCTGGGGGGGACAGGGTCTGATGGTGGAGGGTGGCACTGTCCTTGTGGGGGTCACAGGGTGGTGATGGTGAGAGGGCTGGCAATGTCCTGGTGGTGGCAGTGGACAGGTGACAGTGTGATGTATGAGGTGGTGATGGTGGGCAGCGCCATGGTGCTGATGGCGGGTGGCTGAGGttggtggcacagggaggggtggcaggctggagaggggTGTCAGGTGACATCAGGGCCCCGCTCTGTGTGCCAGGCCGCTTGGACAGCCAGGGCATCGTGCGCTGGATGCAGCGCCGGGCTGGCCCCAGCGCCACGCTGCTGCAGGACACCGACACCATCGCTGCCTTCATCAACTCCAAGGACTTGGTGGTCATTGGCTTCTTCAAGGTGGGCTGGGGCAGGTCAGGGCTGGACCATGGCcgtggctgtggctgtggcactgACGGGTGGCTGTGCAGGACCTGAGGGGTGACGCAGCCCAAGCGTTCTTCGAGGTGGCTGCTGAGATGGTGGACACGACCTTCGgtgtggcagaggcagctgagctCTTCCAGGCGTACGGGCTGTCAGCTGACACCGTCTGCCTGTTCAAGAAGGTGAGAGGGTGGCAGGGGAGTGGCGGGGCCATCCTGTCCTCCCCTCAGCCCTCACaggcccctgccctggcagttTGATGAGAGACAGACAAACTTCCCTGTGGACCCAGAACGGGGGCTGGACACGGCCGAGCTCACCCGGTTGCTCCGTGtccacagcctgcagctggtgATGGAGTTCACCAACGAGGTAcagcccatccccagccctgtcacTATCCCGTGAGGGTGATGACTGCCCTGttctcatcctcctcttcctcaccctcCCCAGACATCCAACCAGATCTTCAGTGCCAAGATCCCCCATCACATGCTGCTCTTCCTCAACAAGTCCTCACCGGAGCAGCTGTCGCTGCAGGATGGCTTCAGGGCAGCTGCCAGTGGCTTCCGGGGCGAGGTGAGGTGGCCCCACGGCAGGGACATGGAGGGTGGCTTTGGGAGTCCCCATCCTCagtgtccctgttccctgcccaGGTGCTCTTTGTGGTGGTGGATGTGACCGGGCACGGCGCCGATGTCCTGCCCTTTTTTGGCATGACCGCTGCCGATGCCCCCACCCTGCGCCTGGTCAAGATGGAGAACAATCGCAAGTACCTGATGGAGCAGGACAACTTCTCGGATTCGGCCATTCGCACCTTCATCCAGGCAGTGCTGGACGGCAAGGTGAAGGTGAGGTGCAGCACGGTGCCAGCCAGCACCCATGGATTCTGCTGTGGTGAGAGATGGGCTGCTGGCTCAAGCCTAAGGATGGTGGTTGTGCAGTGAGCACCAGGGATGTTTGCTGATATTCCTGCTGCCAGGCTTGAGGATCTGGGGATTTGTTATAGGCAAGGGGGGCAGGAGACTGCTGCCATGGagtcacacagagctggggtggcagcagaggggaagatGTGGTCCAAAAAGCAGTACAGGAACATACCCCTGCCACAGCCTGCACTGTGCCCCACGGGCCTCTGGCACTTctcagcccaggctgtggctgttctgactgtccccacagcctcaCCTGCTGAGTGCAGAGCCCCCTGAGGACTGGGACATGCGGCCTGTTAAAGTCCTGGTGGGGAAGACCTTTGAGCAGGTGGCATTTGATGAGACCAAGAACGTCTTTGTCAAGTTCTGTAAGTGCAGGGGGCCATCCATGgccctccctgagctctgccacagggctcagctcctccatgacagccccagccctgtcacAGACCCTTGTGACACCCCGCAGACGCGCCGTGGTGCCCCCACTGCCAGGCCatggcagctgcctgggaggAGCTGGCCGAGCGCTACAAGGACCGCGAGGACATCGTCATCGCCGAGATGGACTCCACGGCCAACGAGCTGGAGAACATCACCATCCATGGCTACCCTACCCTGCACTACTTCCCCGCAGGGCCGGGCAGGAAGGTAGGTGTGGGCACTTGTGGGGTCACCCCACAGCACCTGGGGGACAGCGGCACCCTCAGCACCCTCTGCCTCCCATGGTCCAGATGGTTGAGTACAAGAGCACCCGAGATGTGGAGACCTTCTCCAAGTTCCTGGAAAACGGGGGGACGCTGCCTGAGGAGCCTCCGGTGAGTGAGGTCAGGGGACagcctccctgcccagggctgtccccagcacctgctgGGCAAGGGGAAGGATcctgcaggatggggacagggacagggtcagGCAGGGAGTGTGTGTCCACCCATGcctcactgctgccttctccaggtGACCAAGACCCCTGGGAACAACACAGGCAAGGAGGATCCAAGTGCACCGCGGACAGATGAACCCCGGGATGAGTTGTGAGCCCTGTCCCACTCAGGCACGTGCTATAAACCACCTGGAAACAATGTGGGCTCTGGTCTGTGTGTCCGTTTCCACGTGCTGGGAGCGCTCACCTCtcttggggacacagcagggccTCTGTCCCCcaggggcagctgtgccacagcactGATCCTGGCAACCCTGCAATGGCACCAGGTGGCCAAGAAGCTCTCCATGCTGGCCCTTGTGCTGCACTGGTGGGATTCAGGTGACGGGGGATCAGCTGGAGTCTCTCCTTCATGACATATCAGACCCAGGGaatccccaggagctgctgtcacagccaaGGCAGGCAATAAGGGGGTTGTACAGGCACAGTAAGCCTGGCTTGTAgcctctggcagctccagcactgtccTCTCTCTGCTGAGCCATTCCTTCAGGGCCAACATGTTGGTCCCCTGGGGCCAGGACGTGCTCAGCCACTCTCcagggagctcagagcagccccagccctgccctgttCCCAGACCCTTCACCAGACCTGCCCCATCCTCTGTCCatcccagaggctgctgagggcCTGGGTCTGCTccatggggaaggaaaaaaagcagcaggcagtgggatgtggggttttatttcattttatccaAGTACCTTTGAAAAGATCATTGTACAAGTCAGCACATGAGAAGGCAGAAGGAAATGTCGGGGCTGCATGGCCGCTGTACATATTTACAgggaccccccaaaaaaagggGGAGACAGAAATCCCGGGCACACCAACAACCTCAGCAGACACACCACCATCAGAACTTCATAAAAACAAGGGGTAAAACCCCTCGTGACACTGTTCCTGGGCTGAAAACATTTGCAGATTTTGCTGGACTTCACACAGCGCATTAGGCGAGCCCAGAACGGTGTTTTAAAGGCACTCGGTGATGTACAAGGGGAGGAGCAGATCCCGGCGTGGTGCCGTGGGTTGCTGGCAGCTCCaccactgctggggctggggatggctcTGAGCAGGGCCTGAGCTGGGCGAGGGCAGGATGGGggagcaccagcacagccccagcgtCCTTGGGGCTGAGTAAGCCCAGGAGgcttcccagggctgcctgctgGCCCTGCATGAGCCACAAACTGGCATCAACAATCCCCCTGGTGCAGTACCATGTTGCCTCCCCTGAGACACAGCAGCTGACAAAAGATGCAGGACTCATAAAAAGACATATTTTGTTCTCAGATGTAATGTCTCATCAGTTCCCACCCCATTATGGCTCTCCTAAAAAGAGCCCTGCACAAAGCTGGAGCTTGGCCCAAGGGTCTGGGCGTGTCTGCACCAGGCACACAGGAGCCAGCCCTTGGCAGAACGGCAGCACCTTCCTAGGAAGCAATCCCTCCTCCATGGGGACAAAGGGGACACACAGGAGTGTGCAGGCTGTGGGATGCCAGCACCCAGCCTGCCACCCTGGCTCTGAGCTGGTCCTCGCTCAGTGGAAGCCCCCAGCCCCAACAGTCACTCTATCCTGACTGACCCTTCTATCCCTTGGGGATTTACTCGGTTGCAAGGAagctcaggaggagaaaaaaacacccatcCTACCATGTCCAGCAGCTGAGCCTGCCACGGAGGCCACAGATGACTCCTTCCAAATGGCTCCATGATCTTCACAGCCTCTTTGGAGGGGGGTCACCCCTTCCACGCTGGTGGGGTGAGGGCAGCTCTACCCCCTGGTGCTCCAGGGCCATCCATGCCAGGAAAATGGGGCAGGGTGCTGGGAAAGCGAGGAGCAGCCAGGGTCTGATGGATGGCTGTACACTTTGGGCGAGTTCTGCAGTACCTGTATGTTTTACATTTACATAAGAGCACTGTGacattggaaatattttccttttattacaATATATCAAAAATATGCAGCTTTAGTAAACAAGGTCATATTACACTTTCTAATGCACTGTACAATGCTACATTACACTTATATTCGGTATGGAGAGGGAGCCCAGGCTCCCACTGGCAGGTTTGTGGGGTGAAAGGGCATCCACTGGCATCCTGGAGCTTGCCCAGATCCgtgctggaaagcagagctgccgccctctgccctgggctcgCCCGGTGCCCGtggtggcagcactgccagcgTCCACCCCAGGCCTTCTCCTGCGGTCCCAGAGTCCTTCACAGTCCTGTCCTCACTGCCCTGGAGCCTAATCAATCTTCTCCACCTTCCCGATGATCTTCTCTTCAAAGATGGGCAGGATGGTGTCATCCTCCCGCACCTCCTCGAAGACCACACCACAGTCGAACTCGTCGCTCACTTTCTTGAAGTAATACCTGAAAAAAACAGGAAcgtggaggagggagaggggaaaaaaggcaggtGAATGGTCACAGGGCAGCATGATCCCCAAACCTGGGTACAGCCCTTCCACAGCTCTGAGCCTGTGGAGCACAGGAAGCTACTCCCCCAAACACGGAGGAAACTGAGGCCACATTTCTGCCACTGCCCTCAACAGTGACCACAAAAAATGGTCAGGATCCATGACAGCACAGtcaggagctccagccctgaaTCCAAGCCCATTCACAGCTCTCCCAAAAGCAGTGGCTGAGGCACCAGTGTTGGTGGAGCATTTCTAGACAGGCTTTCCCATGGCAGCTTCTACTTGGAAGTGGGAACTTGGAGAGCTCCACGCCCCATGTCTGACTGCTCTGGGACTCTGGCAGGACCCAACCTCCCTGTTCCTCAAAGGGAACTTTGAGAGgaacaaaaccagctctgaaTTTAGAGGATCACTGAGCACTGACTGCACCTGCCCAGGAACCCAcagggcagctcagcagctcctgttgGAGGTGCAAACCATAATGCAGGATATTTCTGCTACAAAACCCGACCTCCCTCACCCCTGCTAACCTGCCTCTTCACCAGCCAAGGCACCCATGCCACACTGCCACATCCCCATCACAGCATGTCCTGAGGaaacccaccaccaccaaccCTCCCCTTTTGTGGGGGCaaggctgctgtgtcctggcagcaGCCTCTGGTGACCAGGGGTGACcaacagctgctggcagcttccCACAGGCGGGAGCAGCCCTTACCTGTAGTTCCCTTTCTTGGTCAGCAGCTCCTTGAACTGTCCCAGCGTCACCACGCGGCCCTTGACGAGGGTGCGGTAGGGGATGGGCTCCCCACAGAAGTAATAGGCGACCACGATGTTCTCGCAGGGCTGGGACGTGCCACTGCCCGGCCTCTTCTGGGGCTTCAACCtgctgggcacacacacaggggacctgctcagtgccagccca
Encoded proteins:
- the PDIA2 gene encoding LOW QUALITY PROTEIN: protein disulfide-isomerase A2 (The sequence of the model RefSeq protein was modified relative to this genomic sequence to represent the inferred CDS: inserted 1 base in 1 codon), with the translated sequence MRGCGSRLVWLLVLSLAWLGPALGGEDKDEEVIEEEEKEKKEDEVLSDEIKEEDNVLVLHEHNFARALSEHQLLLVEFYAPWCGHCRQLAPAFAQAAAELRNESSPARLGKVDATAQTALATEXGITSYPTLKLFRDGNRTHPLAYTGRLDSQGIVRWMQRRAGPSATLLQDTDTIAAFINSKDLVVIGFFKDLRGDAAQAFFEVAAEMVDTTFGVAEAAELFQAYGLSADTVCLFKKFDERQTNFPVDPERGLDTAELTRLLRVHSLQLVMEFTNETSNQIFSAKIPHHMLLFLNKSSPEQLSLQDGFRAAASGFRGEVLFVVVDVTGHGADVLPFFGMTAADAPTLRLVKMENNRKYLMEQDNFSDSAIRTFIQAVLDGKVKPHLLSAEPPEDWDMRPVKVLVGKTFEQVAFDETKNVFVKFYAPWCPHCQAMAAAWEELAERYKDREDIVIAEMDSTANELENITIHGYPTLHYFPAGPGRKMVEYKSTRDVETFSKFLENGGTLPEEPPVTKTPGNNTGKEDPSAPRTDEPRDEL
- the ARHGDIG gene encoding rho GDP-dissociation inhibitor 3; protein product: MLGLDVCEAGGQLLELLWLALCYRDIMADKEGVTLSLEEEEEDADAALAYKTPEKKSLQEIQELDPGDESLRKYKQALLGAIPAAVDASVPNVQVTKLTLMCEQAPGPITMDLTGDLEELRGRAFVLKEGVDYRVKVSFKVNREIVCGLRCLHLTYRRGRPVDRDVFMVGSYAPRAEEYEVVTPAEEAPRGWLARGSYRVRSLVTDDDKTEHLSWEWGLCIKKAWED